In Lutra lutra chromosome 6, mLutLut1.2, whole genome shotgun sequence, the following are encoded in one genomic region:
- the LOC125102002 gene encoding putative olfactory receptor 2B8 has product MEQKNGSSFTGFILLGFSDRPQLQLVLFVVLLIFYLFTLLGNATIIALSHLDPHLHTPMYFFLSNLSFLDLCYTTSTVPQLLVHLRTADKSISFGGCVAQLFISLGLGRTECILLGVMAFDRYAAICKPLQYTVIMHPRLCALMASASWFIGFGNSLLQTVLIFLLPLCGRNKIDHFLCEIPALLKLACVDTTVNESELFFVGVVILLIPVISITVSYGRIVRAVFRIKSSAGQRKAFGTCGSHITVVSLFYGTAIYAYLQPSNNYSQDQVKFVSLFYAIVTPTVNPIIYTLRNKDVTGAMKKVLCRGQDSR; this is encoded by the coding sequence ATGGAACAGAAGAATGGCAGTTCTTTCACGGGGTTTATCCTGCTGGGGTTCTCTGACCGGCCTCAACTGCAGCTAGTCCTCTTTGTGGTCCTCCTGATCTTCTACCTGTTCACTCTGCTGGGAAACGCCACCATCATTGCCTTGTCCCACCTCGACCCACATCTACATactcccatgtactttttcctctccAACCTAAGCTTTCTGGACCTGTGTTACACGACCAGCACTGTCCCTCAGCTCCTGGTTCATCTCAGGACAGCAGACAAGTCTATCTCGTTTGGTGGCTGTGTAGCTCAGCTCTTCATCTCACTAGGGTTGGGACGCACGGAATGCATTCTGTTAGGCGTCATGGCATTTGACCGCTatgcagccatctgcaagccccTGCAGTACACCGTGATCATGCACCCCCGTCTCTGTGCCCTCATGGCTTCTGCATCATGGTTCATTGGTTTTGGCAATTCGTTATTGCAGACAGTGCTCATCTTCCTTTTACCACTTtgtgggagaaataaaatagacCACTTCCTTTGTGAGATCCCTGCACTGCTCAAGCTTGCCTGTGTTGACACCACTGTGAATGAGTCTGAGCTCTTCTTTGTTGGTGTGGTCATTCTCCTCATACCTGTGATATCAATCACAGTCTCCTATGGTCGGATTGTCAGGGCGGTCTTCAGAATAAAGTCATCTGCAGGGCAGAGGAAAGCGTTTGGCACATGTGGGTCCCACATCACAGTGGTCTCCCTGTTCTATGGCACAGCCATCTACGCTTACCTCCAGCCCAGCAACAACTACTCCCAGGATCAGGTCaagtttgtttctctgttctacGCCATCGTCACCCCCACGGTCAACCCCATCATATATACACTGAGGAACAAGGATGTGACGGGGGCAATGAAGAAGGTGCTTTGCAGGGGCCAGGACTCCAGATGA